The genomic interval CTTTCAAGATTCAGGCATCAAGAAAACTTACATGTATCATGTTGGGGGAAATTCGACCAACTTTTGCCACAATTCCTTTATAGTAGCTACGGCTTCAGGACCCTCTCAATGGCAGAGACATAAAACTCCTTGGGCATGGTACCGACCACGGTATCACACTTCTTGCCATTCTTGAACAACAGAACCACAGGCACAGCCTTGATATCATAATCCTCGGCGATCTGCAACTCCACATCCGCATTAAGCACAAAGCACTTGAGCTTCCCTGCATACTCGACCGTGATTTCATCAATCACACGATGAACCATCCTGCACGGCCCGCACCAGCTCGCATAAAACTCCACCAGCACAGGGGTCTCACTGTTGATAACCGATTTCTGCCACGTGTCTCCGGTAACCGTCGGAGCTGCACAGACACATGACAGTATGAACAAACACAATCGGAAATCGATTTAGCGCTAGTGTGTCTGTATATCTATATCTATGCGACTATGCAGATCTTCATATTGGAGACTGAATCAACCGTTGAGCGATAAATTAGAGACTGAAATGAAATGAGAATTATAGAGGGGTGGAGTGAGGCAGATTAGATCTGTGTGAGAGTAGGTACCTTTGGATTCGCGGACGGAGAAGATCTTGAGGGAGCGAGGAGGGGGATTGGGGAGGTTGAAGGACCATTTGGGGTGTTGTGATCGGAGCGGGAAAGAGACGGCGGGGCTTAGGCGGGAGTGGGAggatgagagggagagggggTTTAGGACGGCGCGTGAGGAGCGTAGGGGAAATGTGGAGGAGGAGGCAGCCATGGATGGATGGAAGAGTCGCTGAGCACAAGGAAAATGTGAGAATGAGGGGACGGATGGATGAAAGTGATTGAGTTGAGAAGAGGGCGGGGGGCCGATTGTGGGACCCACAGAGATTGGAGTGATTTGATTTGAGGGAAGATGTGGAGAAACGTGTGCAAAAAAAATTGGGAAGCACGCccggtgggattcgaacccaCAATCCTTTGATTAGAAGTCAAATGCCTTATCCATTAGGCCACGGGCGCTCTTGCTCATACACTCCTCCGTATACCTAAAACCGTTTTCAAGGTTGCAATGGAAATAATAGTTGCTCTTCTCAAATAGAAGTGACATAATCATCAAGTTTAACTAGGCGATGGTTCCTAGTCGTTTCAGTGCCAGAAGATGCGGGTGAGTTTCTTTATATCATTGCTCCTAAAACTCGGTATGTACCTCTGCGTTTTCATCTCAGGTATGTCTCTGCTCCTTTTACCTCATCTTTAATTACTGCTTCTTTCAAATCCTGTGTTCCTAGACAAAATGTTAGCTTTAGAAGGTCACTAGGTTACTCTTCCACGAACATGGTTGTTGGGCAAGCTTTGATTACTGGGATGCACATTGATATCCCCTCACTTTGTAAAGAGCATTATCTTTCTTTTAATTGTGAGTCTGTTGCGGACATGTTTATCAATCTTGTTTGGGTTGTTAGTTTTGTAAATTGTAAGAAAACAATCATTGAAGAAGTGCCAAGAATAATGACTAATGCTTTTATGACCAAATTGGAGGTTGGCACCTCCCCACTCTTTAGTAGTGAATCATGAAGATTATCtcttggaatagtagagagaGTGCCTGGTCTGGATTTGTGGCACAAACCTCTTATTATGCTTACTCTTTAGCCCCAGATATCTTTTGTATTCTGGATACAAGGAGTACACGTAATATCATTAGTATATCTAAGAAGTTTCCCTTTGTATTCTGGATTTGTGGCACAAACCTCTTATTATGCTTACTCTTTAGCCCCAGATATCTTTTGTATTCTGGATACAAGGAGTACACGTAATATCATTAGTATATCTAAGAAGTTTCCCTTTGTATTCTGGATTTGTGGCACAAACCTCATGATCGTTTCATTCATTGTTTGGTTACTGACTTAAGTACGAGAGACTTTTTCTATGTCACTTTTGTTTATGCCTTTGCTCAAAAGGATAAGCAGGCTGCACTTTGGGAATCAGTTCTCACATTGAGGCCtcaaaacaatgaaaaatgGTTCCTTATGGGCGAATTTAACATtaaagtcaatctaaatgaaaAACTTGGCGGAAGCCAAGTTGTGAGTAGATACATGACAAACTTTGTGGATTTTTTAAATGAAGCTGATGTCTTTTCTATTGATGCTACTGGAGTTTCCTATATCTGGACAAATTATCACAAAGATGATACTCTTATTTATGAAAGGGTTAGATAGAGCTTGTGCAAATGCAAAGCTCTTAAATGACTATCCAGATTTCAAACTTGAGAATATGCCTATTATTGGCTCCGATCATGGACCAATCTGTCTTACTTTGAGGAACTCTAACGGAAAAGTTAGAAGGCCATTTAGATTTGAAGCAATATGGCTTTCTCATAAACAGTTTAAACCTCTGGTAAACTGCATCTGGAAGCAAAACTTACATTAAGATGCGTTAACCAGTTTTCTCACCAGGCTAAGGCCTGGAATAAGAATGTTTTTGGGAATTTGtttaaaaagattgaaaatcTGAATGACAAAAGCAATGGCATACAACTGTAACTAATGATCTCACCCTTTGCTAATTACTTGCAGGAACAAGATATACAAATTAGAGAGGAGCTGGAACAATGCTAAACCAATGAAGAAATTTTCTGGGCTAAAAAAGCCAAGCCAAATTGGTTGAGTTTGGGGGATAGAAATACTAGGTTCTTCCAAACTCAAGTGAATATCAGGAAACGTTCAAACTCCATCACTGCCTTGAAAATCAGATGCTGGAATCTGGATTACAGAGCAGGATGAAATCGGAGACCTCTTGGTTCATGATTTTAAAAAGAGATTTTTATCAGATTCTAACTTTAATTCTACTGATGCTTTTAATTTCATCTCAGCAATTGACCCTTGTATTTCTGATCAGGACAATACATCTCTGCTAAAACCAGTTGAAGAACAGGAGATTTGGGATGCAGTCAAAagctatgtagcaccgacacttcAAATGCtgaagtgtcggagtgtccgACACGCCGACATTGCCcgacacgccacgtggcgtgtcgGAAAATGTTGACTTTTTTGACACGTTGACCGACACGCCACCTATTGTTTCCGACACGCCACATcacaattttgaattttttttctttaaaaaaaaacctaagtCCTAAGCCTTAAGAACATTTGAGTGGATGATTGCATAAGAACACTACCAGCAACTACCACCATGAATCCACTCAAATATATATCTAAATAGTAGCATAagaacattaatatatatattttttacacattaatatatattaaattatatataaattgccGTGTCGACGCCGTGTCGGGATCTAGTTTTTTAAGATTTTCCGTGTCATGCCGTGTCGGTGTCGCAGTGTCGGTGTcagtgtcggtgctacataggtCAAAAGTATTGGTGGGTTAAAAGCCTCTGGACCGGATGGAATCCATGCCATCTTTTATCATAGCTGTTGGAGTGAGGTAAAGAAACTGTGTGCTCAATGATAAAAGAGGTTTTTCATGAGAATAAACCTTTGAATCTATTGAACCATACAAACAAACATTGCTTTAATTCCAAAAGTGGATAAGCCTGAGAGAGTCGTTGACTTTTGGCCTATTAGTTTATGTAATATCTcttacaaaataattactaaaATCATTGTCAAGAGGCTGAGGCCAACTTTAGAAAGATGCATCTCCAAAAATCAGGGGGGCTTTTGCTCCAGGAGATCCATTCATGATAACATTCTTATTGCCCATGAGCTTTTCTCTGATTTTCAGAGAAGAAAAGGAAGGAATGATGCAATGGGTGTGAAGATAGACCTCGAAAAGGCCTATGACTATCTTTGCTGGGACTACATAGCAAAATGTCTAGAGAGGTTTGGCTTCCACCAAAATTGGATTCTTATAGTAATGAATTATGTTACCACAGTTTCCTTTTCTATTTTGGTAAATGGGAAGGCGACGGGTTGGTTTAAACCAAGTAGAGGTATTAGACAAGGAGATCTTCTTTCTCCTTGCCTTTTTATTTTAGCCATGGAACCTTTGATTAGAAATTTGAATTTCCTCACTGGAAGTTGTAAGTCCCATGTGGGGTTACTTTCTTCCCCTCTTGGTTTCAGGATTTCTAATATGATGTTTGAAGATGATTGTCTAATTTTCTCTGCAACCACCCGGAAAGGGGCTGGAAACAT from Argentina anserina chromosome 2, drPotAnse1.1, whole genome shotgun sequence carries:
- the LOC126785365 gene encoding thioredoxin M3, chloroplastic; this translates as MAASSSTFPLRSSRAVLNPLSLSSSHSRLSPAVSFPLRSQHPKWSFNLPNPPPRSLKIFSVRESKAPTVTGDTWQKSVINSETPVLVEFYASWCGPCRMVHRVIDEITVEYAGKLKCFVLNADVELQIAEDYDIKAVPVVLLFKNGKKCDTVVGTMPKEFYVSAIERVLKP